A window of Paraburkholderia bryophila contains these coding sequences:
- a CDS encoding beta-glucosidase has translation MLGLSLAGCGGGGGGGTTSGTTSSATNGVAGSVPGPAQTPATFPLTTTPTVSTTSTSTTQTTQPSTATASATPLAQPFFGMNGHYMQGGIYESVALATQAAALADLGVRTYRQDVWIPSQVDLLVSTVIPALGPNVTVLPMIEAYPWNDPSLNGQPPTEASAYAYAYSLAAYAATKLAGIPMAEFGNEEDIDTHNAPVVGDGVSISNFDNATFPIWRGSLRGSLDGWRSVDTGHVTKLIANATSGGLHFGFLDGLMTGTQPDGSTGHPRITPDVLQWHWYSNGGDFENVTGTTGTYNVPARLKSSYNLPIVFTEIGVGQNNTEAQAQAYIAKTIPELVAAKSTYNVIGFNWYELYDDQSGTFGLLTGSQVQKPRYATLKSVIAAQ, from the coding sequence GGAGGAGGAGGTGGTGGCACTACCAGCGGCACTACCAGTAGCGCTACCAATGGCGTGGCCGGGTCGGTCCCGGGGCCCGCACAGACACCGGCCACCTTCCCGCTGACGACAACGCCAACGGTGTCCACCACGAGCACGTCAACGACTCAAACGACGCAGCCGTCGACAGCCACCGCGTCGGCGACTCCATTGGCGCAACCTTTCTTTGGGATGAACGGGCATTACATGCAGGGCGGCATATACGAGTCCGTCGCACTTGCCACCCAGGCGGCAGCCCTTGCGGATCTGGGTGTTCGAACCTATCGGCAGGACGTCTGGATACCTTCGCAGGTGGATCTCCTCGTGTCTACAGTGATTCCGGCGCTCGGCCCAAACGTGACGGTCCTGCCGATGATTGAGGCCTACCCCTGGAATGATCCTTCGCTAAACGGACAACCCCCGACCGAGGCAAGTGCTTATGCATACGCATACAGCCTCGCGGCCTATGCCGCGACCAAACTCGCAGGTATTCCCATGGCCGAGTTCGGCAATGAGGAGGATATCGATACCCACAACGCACCGGTCGTGGGCGACGGCGTAAGCATTTCCAATTTCGACAACGCCACGTTTCCAATCTGGCGCGGCTCGCTACGAGGCTCCCTGGACGGCTGGCGTTCAGTCGATACCGGGCACGTCACGAAGCTCATCGCGAACGCGACATCGGGCGGGTTGCATTTCGGTTTTCTCGATGGCCTGATGACGGGGACCCAACCGGATGGATCGACCGGCCATCCCCGAATCACGCCCGACGTTCTTCAATGGCACTGGTACTCGAACGGCGGGGACTTCGAGAATGTGACCGGCACTACGGGAACCTACAACGTGCCCGCGCGGCTGAAATCGAGCTACAACCTGCCGATCGTTTTCACGGAAATCGGTGTTGGCCAAAACAACACCGAGGCACAGGCACAGGCGTATATCGCGAAAACGATCCCTGAACTTGTCGCGGCTAAATCCACTTACAACGTCATTGGCTTTAACTGGTACGAACTCTACGATGACCAGAGTGGAACGTTTGGACTGTTGACTGGGAGTCAAGTGCAGAAGCCGCGTTACGCGACGTTGAAATCGGTCATCGCAGCGCAGTAG
- a CDS encoding FAS1-like dehydratase domain-containing protein — MSDSPQKLDDWLFKEVVVKDDITAFPLTAMAATLDCEERGITVPPLWHWLYFLDAAPLSRVGPDGHPERGGFLPPVPLQRRMWAGGRLTFHAPLKVGERATRTSTIANIEDKTGRSGRLVFVTVQHTIEAGGELKLEEEHDIVYRDAPEAGGHSPKAALAPEGETWRRTIDTDAVLLFRYSALTFNGHRIHYDYPYVTEVEGYPGLIVHGPLIATLLVDLVRREVPDADTALQSFAFKALRPAFAGQPLTVCGKLAADGKTIELWAKDHEGYLIMRAMAALA, encoded by the coding sequence ATGTCCGACTCCCCACAGAAACTCGACGACTGGCTGTTCAAGGAAGTCGTCGTCAAAGACGACATCACCGCCTTTCCGCTCACGGCGATGGCCGCCACGCTCGACTGCGAGGAGCGTGGCATCACCGTGCCGCCGCTGTGGCATTGGCTGTACTTTCTGGACGCCGCGCCGCTTTCCAGGGTCGGGCCGGACGGTCATCCCGAGCGCGGCGGTTTTCTGCCGCCGGTGCCGTTGCAGCGTCGCATGTGGGCCGGCGGGCGTCTGACGTTTCATGCGCCGCTCAAAGTGGGGGAGCGTGCCACGCGCACATCGACCATTGCCAATATCGAAGACAAGACGGGCCGCTCCGGCCGGCTCGTGTTCGTCACGGTGCAGCACACGATCGAAGCCGGTGGCGAACTGAAGCTGGAGGAGGAGCACGACATCGTCTATCGCGACGCACCCGAGGCGGGCGGGCATTCGCCCAAAGCGGCGCTCGCACCGGAGGGCGAAACGTGGCGCCGCACGATCGACACCGACGCGGTCCTGCTGTTCCGCTACTCGGCGCTGACCTTCAACGGCCATCGCATTCACTACGACTATCCGTACGTGACGGAGGTGGAAGGCTATCCCGGCCTGATCGTGCATGGCCCGTTGATCGCGACGCTGCTGGTGGATCTGGTGCGCCGCGAAGTGCCGGACGCGGATACGGCGTTGCAAAGCTTTGCCTTCAAGGCGCTGCGCCCGGCTTTCGCCGGCCAGCCCTTGACGGTATGCGGCAAGCTCGCCGCCGACGGCAAGACGATCGAGCTGTGGGCCAAAGACCACGAAGGCTATCTGATCATGCGCGCGATGGCCGCGCTCGCCTGA
- the amaB gene encoding L-piperidine-6-carboxylate dehydrogenase, whose translation MDASTILADLGIAQAAQAGDIAVHSPITGELIGRVASNTVAEVDTALAQAQTAYTAWRNVPAPRRGELVRLLGNRLREKKHALGSIITLETGKILQEGMGEVQEMIDICDFAVGLSRQLYGLTIASERPGHRMAETWHPMGTCVVISAFNFPAAVWSWNAALALVCGNAVIWKPSEKTPLTALAVNQILIEALQEFGDAPAGLTALINGGRDVGAKLVADPRASIVSATGSTEMGRTVGVEVAKRFGRSLLELGGNNAGIVTQTADHELAMRGILFSAVGTAGQRCTSLRRLFVHESVYDKTIERLQQLYSKVPLGNPLEKGTLMGPLIDKQSYARMQEALQQATAEGGKVFGGERVEVKGYEGGYYVRPAIVEMPSQTSVVLKETFAPILYVLRYSDFAEAVEANNAAVHGLSSCVFTTDLREAERFLSDAGSDCGIANVNIGPSGAEIGGAFGGEKETGGGRESGSDSWKAYMRRATNTVNYSSALPLAQGIDFNID comes from the coding sequence ATGGACGCTTCCACCATCCTCGCCGACCTCGGCATTGCCCAAGCGGCGCAAGCCGGCGACATCGCGGTTCATTCGCCGATTACCGGCGAGCTCATTGGCCGCGTGGCCAGCAACACGGTGGCGGAAGTCGACACGGCCCTCGCCCAGGCGCAAACCGCGTACACCGCCTGGCGCAACGTGCCGGCGCCGCGTCGCGGCGAACTGGTGCGTCTGCTCGGCAACCGTCTGCGCGAAAAGAAGCACGCGCTCGGCAGCATCATCACGCTCGAAACCGGCAAGATCCTCCAGGAAGGCATGGGCGAAGTGCAGGAAATGATCGACATCTGCGATTTCGCGGTCGGTCTGTCGCGCCAGTTGTACGGCCTGACGATTGCGTCGGAGCGTCCGGGCCATCGCATGGCGGAAACGTGGCATCCCATGGGCACCTGCGTGGTGATCTCGGCATTCAATTTCCCGGCCGCCGTGTGGTCGTGGAATGCGGCGCTCGCGCTGGTCTGCGGCAACGCGGTGATCTGGAAGCCGTCGGAAAAGACGCCGCTCACCGCGCTCGCCGTCAATCAGATTCTGATCGAAGCACTGCAGGAATTCGGCGACGCGCCGGCCGGCCTGACCGCCTTGATCAACGGCGGCCGCGACGTCGGCGCGAAGCTGGTGGCGGACCCGCGCGCGTCGATCGTCAGCGCGACGGGCAGCACGGAAATGGGCCGCACGGTCGGCGTGGAAGTGGCCAAGCGCTTCGGCCGCTCGCTGCTCGAACTCGGCGGCAACAATGCGGGCATCGTCACGCAAACGGCGGATCACGAACTCGCCATGCGCGGCATTCTGTTCTCGGCGGTGGGCACGGCGGGGCAGCGTTGCACGTCGCTGCGCCGTCTGTTCGTGCACGAAAGCGTGTATGACAAAACCATCGAACGTCTGCAGCAGTTGTACAGCAAGGTGCCGCTCGGCAATCCGCTCGAAAAGGGCACGCTGATGGGGCCGCTGATCGACAAGCAGTCGTACGCACGCATGCAGGAAGCGTTGCAGCAGGCCACGGCAGAAGGCGGCAAGGTGTTCGGCGGCGAGCGCGTCGAAGTGAAGGGTTACGAAGGCGGCTACTACGTGCGTCCGGCAATTGTCGAGATGCCGTCGCAAACGTCGGTGGTGCTGAAGGAAACCTTCGCGCCGATTCTGTACGTGCTGCGCTACTCGGATTTCGCGGAGGCGGTCGAAGCGAATAACGCGGCCGTGCATGGTTTGTCGTCGTGCGTGTTCACGACCGATCTGCGCGAAGCGGAACGTTTCCTGTCGGACGCGGGCAGCGACTGCGGTATCGCCAACGTCAATATCGGACCGAGCGGCGCGGAAATCGGCGGCGCATTCGGCGGCGAAAAGGAAACCGGCGGCGGCCGAGAATCGGGTTCGGACTCGTGGAAGGCCTACATGCGCCGCGCGACCAACACCGTGAACTACTCGTCGGCATTGCCGCTCGCGCAGGGCATCGATTTCAATATCGACTGA
- a CDS encoding NAD(P)/FAD-dependent oxidoreductase, with protein sequence MSSKVVIVGGGVIGSSIAYFLRLSDPTVSVTVIERDPTYARSSSALSAASIRQQFSTPLSIQMSLFGIEFLRSIGERLEIDGAKPSIDLHEGGYLFLATPAGDTTLRENHALQKSLGADISLLDRIALQARFPWLNTEDLVAGAYGESGEGWFDGYGLVQALRKKAQSLGARYVAADVTAIHRDGKRVTQVQTANGETYPCDVVVNAAGAWSRRVAEMVGIDIPVYARRRSIFNVTSPGQLERCPLLIDPSGVYFRPEGKSFICGTSPSPENDPDDLPLDEVDHALFDDVIWPTLAHRVPQFEALRVQNCWSGYYEYNVLDQNAIIGYHPDVDNCIFANGFSGHGLQQGPATGRGISELILHGRYTSLDLGSLSFTRVLENRPIVEKNVV encoded by the coding sequence GTGAGTTCCAAAGTCGTTATCGTCGGCGGTGGGGTAATCGGCAGCTCGATTGCGTATTTCTTGCGGCTGTCCGATCCGACAGTCAGCGTGACGGTGATCGAACGCGATCCGACTTACGCGCGCTCTTCGTCGGCGTTATCCGCGGCGTCGATCCGTCAGCAATTCTCCACACCGCTATCTATTCAGATGTCGCTGTTCGGCATCGAGTTTCTGCGCTCTATTGGCGAGCGGCTCGAGATCGACGGCGCGAAACCGTCTATCGATCTGCACGAAGGCGGCTATCTGTTTCTCGCGACACCGGCTGGTGATACGACGCTGCGTGAAAACCACGCGCTGCAAAAAAGTCTCGGCGCCGATATCAGTCTGCTCGACCGGATCGCGTTACAAGCGCGCTTTCCGTGGCTCAATACAGAAGACCTCGTGGCCGGCGCCTATGGCGAAAGCGGCGAGGGCTGGTTCGACGGCTACGGTCTCGTGCAGGCACTGCGTAAAAAAGCCCAATCGCTCGGCGCGCGCTATGTGGCGGCAGACGTCACCGCGATTCATCGCGACGGCAAACGCGTCACGCAAGTGCAAACCGCGAACGGCGAAACCTATCCGTGCGACGTGGTCGTGAACGCCGCAGGCGCATGGTCGCGGCGCGTGGCGGAAATGGTTGGCATCGACATTCCGGTGTATGCGCGCCGACGCAGCATTTTCAACGTCACGTCGCCGGGGCAACTGGAACGGTGTCCGTTGCTGATCGATCCGAGTGGCGTGTATTTTCGCCCCGAAGGCAAATCGTTTATCTGCGGCACCTCGCCTTCGCCGGAAAACGATCCGGACGATCTGCCACTCGACGAAGTCGATCACGCGCTATTCGACGACGTAATCTGGCCGACGCTCGCGCACCGCGTGCCGCAATTCGAAGCGCTGCGTGTGCAGAATTGCTGGTCCGGTTACTACGAATACAACGTGCTCGATCAGAACGCGATTATTGGCTATCACCCCGACGTCGATAACTGTATTTTCGCTAATGGCTTTAGCGGTCACGGCTTGCAACAAGGTCCGGCAACCGGGCGCGGCATTAGCGAACTGATTTTGCATGGCCGTTATACGTCGCTGGATCTGGGTTCGCTGAGTTTCACGCGGGTGCTGGAAAACCGGCCGATTGTGGAAAAGAACGTGGTGTAA
- a CDS encoding aminotransferase-like domain-containing protein — translation MFAFTPAFEAPTGSPIRELFKYLAQPGMISFAGGYPAGDLFDREGLDAAAARASQQTTLCLQYGPTDGLPVLKEQLASLMTRRGTPCAPQDLLVTTGSQQGFDLLLRVMVAPGDVVLVEQPAYPATLQALKLQEADVVTVPVDHDGLDVAALATLLEAGTLRRAPKLLYTVPTFANPTGATLSLERRTALLKLAARYRFLIVEDDPYGDLRFSGAALPSLLALSAQVPGSRDWVVHFSSLSKIVAPGLRVGWMIAHAEILRRCVVAKQTVDLCSSPWTQAIAAEYLAQGALERHLPRIVEAYAVKCRTLCDALETHLAEHIALHRPAGGMFVWARLKGDQNATDYLHACIERNVMFVPGVAFYKDNIDQAALRLSFAAPGVADIETGVQRMKQALDRV, via the coding sequence ATGTTCGCATTCACTCCCGCCTTCGAAGCGCCCACCGGTTCGCCGATCCGCGAACTATTCAAGTATCTGGCGCAGCCCGGCATGATTTCGTTTGCCGGCGGCTATCCGGCCGGCGATCTGTTCGATCGTGAAGGGCTCGACGCCGCGGCGGCGCGTGCGTCGCAACAGACCACGCTGTGTCTGCAATACGGCCCGACCGACGGTCTGCCGGTCCTCAAGGAACAACTCGCCAGCCTGATGACGCGTCGCGGCACGCCGTGCGCGCCGCAGGACCTGCTCGTGACGACCGGTTCGCAGCAAGGCTTCGATCTGTTGCTGCGCGTGATGGTCGCGCCCGGCGACGTGGTGCTGGTCGAACAACCCGCTTACCCGGCGACCTTGCAGGCGCTGAAACTGCAAGAGGCCGACGTGGTGACGGTGCCCGTCGATCACGACGGCCTCGACGTCGCCGCGCTCGCCACGCTGCTCGAAGCCGGCACGCTGCGTCGCGCGCCGAAGCTGCTGTATACGGTGCCGACCTTCGCGAATCCGACCGGCGCGACCTTATCGCTCGAGCGCCGCACGGCATTGTTGAAACTGGCGGCGCGCTACCGTTTCCTGATCGTCGAAGACGACCCCTATGGCGACCTGCGTTTCAGCGGCGCCGCATTGCCATCGCTGCTCGCCTTGAGCGCTCAGGTGCCGGGTTCGCGCGACTGGGTGGTCCATTTTTCCAGCCTGTCGAAAATCGTCGCGCCGGGTTTGCGCGTGGGCTGGATGATCGCGCACGCGGAGATCTTGCGACGCTGCGTGGTCGCCAAACAGACCGTCGATCTATGCAGCTCGCCATGGACCCAGGCCATCGCCGCGGAGTATCTCGCGCAGGGTGCGTTGGAACGCCACTTGCCGCGAATCGTCGAGGCTTATGCCGTGAAATGCCGCACGTTGTGCGACGCGTTGGAAACGCATCTGGCGGAGCACATCGCCTTGCATCGTCCCGCCGGCGGCATGTTCGTGTGGGCGCGATTAAAGGGCGACCAGAATGCGACGGATTATCTGCATGCCTGTATCGAACGGAACGTGATGTTCGTGCCGGGCGTCGCGTTTTATAAGGACAATATCGATCAGGCCGCGCTGCGCCTGTCATTCGCCGCGCCGGGCGTCGCCGATATCGAAACCGGCGTGCAGAGAATGAAGCAGGCGCTCGATCGCGTTTGA
- a CDS encoding DUF2138 domain-containing protein, with protein MKMSRKKIAILVVGLLVVAGVIIQAVWRPFGHRKATGAENSEVVLDIHHPDAVIDSEALSRLPRDILRVPLLHDVLTQDFVDYYESNNTRLSAEGALRRLAFEHQLDWRDELIRRVFDEPAHVLLWRSPDGRLGYWVMSMHRNGLAKLLQGYANVAASDAQLSQVAKLSGDVPVYALKLAVGRTLLFATKDDRLVVMSAPGVLLDQKGGVLGERGDAVSEMLSSGRDDASSAYRLDAPGDAPKGHRLVVSANYLSFGYQAFFSGIDALRFDFSSNGNAAASWQTSALIEPGKLPQQWNSTDLWRALPANAAACTSLPVDWKEASGLLGKVADGGEDNAAAIGDQLAGPAAVCWYAKSTLVAPVFVARVKTQDAASIAALKTALGKTFGNVIGAYEAKAAKADGSDSGYQRLPVTTHDQGADVTVWQRPVSANAGTALTSKASFASQLSAERYFPVTLALAHGYLIFSPDGRLVDDTLAVLDKRYPALADTLAPQRLPRTILTLTPSSAAALIEREAGAALPADQEAVFRNASRTHLVPKLHALAHYPPVSLSLPQNLPGSTGWVPVEWWFDRAKGGAAADTSATDAPADQPGTEGD; from the coding sequence ATGAAGATGTCGCGCAAAAAGATTGCAATCCTGGTAGTCGGTCTTCTGGTCGTGGCCGGCGTGATCATTCAGGCGGTGTGGCGTCCATTCGGGCATCGCAAAGCCACCGGGGCCGAAAATAGCGAAGTCGTTCTCGACATTCATCATCCCGATGCGGTGATCGACAGCGAAGCATTGTCACGCTTACCGCGCGACATCCTGCGCGTGCCGCTATTGCATGACGTGCTGACGCAAGACTTCGTCGACTATTACGAATCGAACAACACGCGGCTGTCCGCCGAGGGCGCGCTGCGGCGTCTCGCGTTCGAGCATCAACTGGATTGGCGCGACGAACTGATCCGCCGCGTGTTCGACGAGCCCGCGCATGTGCTGCTGTGGCGCTCGCCCGACGGTCGCCTCGGCTACTGGGTGATGTCCATGCATCGCAACGGGCTCGCCAAGCTGCTGCAAGGCTACGCGAACGTCGCCGCGAGCGACGCGCAACTGAGCCAGGTCGCCAAGCTCTCCGGCGACGTACCGGTCTACGCGTTGAAACTGGCGGTGGGCCGCACGCTGCTGTTCGCGACCAAAGACGATCGCCTCGTGGTGATGTCCGCGCCTGGCGTGCTGCTCGATCAGAAGGGCGGCGTGCTCGGCGAGCGCGGCGACGCGGTGTCGGAGATGCTGTCGTCGGGCCGCGACGACGCGTCGAGCGCCTACCGCCTCGACGCACCGGGCGACGCGCCGAAGGGCCACCGGCTGGTAGTGTCGGCGAATTATCTGTCGTTCGGTTATCAGGCGTTTTTCTCGGGCATCGACGCGCTGCGGTTCGATTTCTCGTCGAACGGCAATGCGGCCGCGAGCTGGCAAACCTCGGCGCTGATCGAGCCGGGCAAGTTGCCGCAACAGTGGAACAGCACCGACTTGTGGCGCGCGCTGCCGGCCAATGCCGCGGCGTGTACGAGTTTGCCGGTGGACTGGAAGGAAGCGTCGGGTCTGTTGGGCAAGGTCGCCGACGGCGGCGAGGACAACGCGGCCGCGATCGGCGACCAGCTTGCTGGTCCGGCGGCGGTGTGCTGGTACGCGAAGTCCACGCTGGTCGCGCCGGTGTTCGTCGCGCGGGTGAAGACGCAGGACGCGGCCAGCATCGCCGCCCTGAAGACCGCGCTCGGCAAGACCTTCGGCAACGTGATCGGTGCGTATGAAGCGAAGGCGGCCAAAGCGGACGGCAGCGATTCGGGCTATCAGCGCCTGCCGGTCACCACGCACGATCAGGGCGCCGACGTCACTGTGTGGCAACGCCCGGTGAGCGCGAATGCGGGGACGGCGTTGACGAGCAAGGCGTCGTTCGCGTCGCAGTTGTCGGCGGAACGCTATTTCCCGGTGACGCTCGCGCTGGCGCACGGCTATCTGATCTTCTCGCCCGACGGCCGTCTCGTCGACGACACGCTCGCGGTGCTCGACAAGCGCTACCCGGCGCTGGCCGACACGCTCGCACCGCAGCGTCTGCCGCGCACGATTCTGACGCTGACGCCTTCGTCCGCCGCCGCGTTGATCGAGCGCGAAGCCGGCGCCGCGTTGCCGGCCGATCAGGAAGCGGTGTTCCGCAATGCGTCGCGCACGCATCTCGTGCCGAAGCTGCATGCACTCGCGCATTACCCGCCGGTTTCGTTGAGCTTGCCGCAGAATCTGCCGGGTTCGACGGGCTGGGTGCCGGTCGAATGGTGGTTCGATCGTGCGAAGGGCGGCGCAGCGGCGGACACGAGCGCAACGGATGCGCCGGCGGATCAGCCCGGCACCGAGGGCGATTAA
- a CDS encoding DUF1175 domain-containing protein, with protein MRSLRVPSASRRAWLARTASALVLSGLAPYARALSSTTASPDPDALSPQQSAAFRAWFVRIVDQQMRRGPTPRWTQRDCAGLVRFAVGETLKSHDTRWLRANGMTSLADTGSLPPELQLSASQRTLANRWTQLDGSTGAYASAIALIQSNSRFVSKDVNQALPGDLLFFDQGDDQHLMIWLDRYIAYHTGTVTPTDTGLRAVAVSDLMQWKDSRWQPLDGNPNFVGVFRLDFLTP; from the coding sequence GTGCGCTCACTTCGCGTCCCCAGCGCGTCGCGTCGCGCGTGGCTCGCGCGCACGGCCTCGGCACTCGTGCTGAGCGGCCTTGCGCCCTATGCACGCGCGCTCAGCAGCACGACCGCCTCGCCCGATCCCGACGCGCTTTCGCCGCAACAATCCGCCGCCTTCCGCGCATGGTTCGTGCGGATCGTCGATCAGCAAATGCGTCGCGGTCCTACGCCGCGCTGGACGCAACGCGATTGCGCGGGCCTCGTGCGCTTCGCGGTCGGCGAGACGCTTAAATCGCACGACACCCGCTGGCTGCGCGCCAACGGCATGACCAGTCTCGCGGACACCGGCAGCCTGCCGCCCGAGCTGCAACTGTCCGCATCGCAGCGCACGCTCGCCAATCGCTGGACGCAACTCGACGGCTCGACCGGCGCGTACGCGTCGGCGATTGCACTGATTCAAAGCAACAGCCGTTTTGTCTCGAAGGACGTCAACCAGGCGCTGCCCGGCGACCTGCTGTTCTTCGACCAGGGCGACGACCAGCATCTGATGATCTGGCTGGATCGCTACATCGCTTATCACACAGGCACCGTCACGCCGACCGATACCGGTCTGCGCGCCGTCGCCGTTTCCGACCTGATGCAATGGAAAGATTCCCGCTGGCAGCCGCTCGACGGCAATCCGAATTTCGTTGGCGTGTTTCGTTTGGACTTTTTGACACCATGA